A part of Populus alba chromosome 8, ASM523922v2, whole genome shotgun sequence genomic DNA contains:
- the LOC118057970 gene encoding uncharacterized protein, producing the protein MDCLGGKKKSKQCEKGLRGLTEKVWLFQEEIQAIMYEREREARAYDRDMIVFAFKRAEWKQERKKLKEEVKRLRKVVEEKDERIRVLEERSIGRESEKRDEFLGTTSFLVEQMREERGWRDEAVDKWKKLYLAIKAELDDLIQKTHHGDGLYWRAEGEEMIEELKMEVKAKEGCIEELKAQLALAKKEEYNRAREVDILRQSLKIMSSRKASSFALCKPKLELVKQARKS; encoded by the exons ATGGATTGTTTAGGTGGTAAGAAGAAGAGCAAGCAGTGTGAGAAAGGGCTTAGAGGGCTCACAGAGAAGGTATGGCTTTTCCAAGAAGAGATCCAAGCTATAATgtacgagagagagagagaggctagAGCTTATGACAGAGACATGAtagtttttgcatttaaaagaGCAGAATGGAAGCAAGAGAGAAAGAAGCTTAAGGAGGAAGTAAAGAGGTTGAGGAAGGTAGTGGAGGAGAAAGATGAGAGGATTAGAGTGTTGGAAGAAAGGTCGATAGGAAGAGAGAGTGAAAAAAGGGACGAGTTCTTGGGGACTACAAGCTTCCTCGTGGAGCAAATGAGGGAGGAGAGAGGGTGGCGCGACGAGGCTGTGGATAAGTGGAAGAAGCTATATCTTGCCATTAAGGCCGAGCTTGATGATCTCATTCAGAAGACTCACCATG GAGATGGCTTGTACTGGAGAGCAGAGGGAGAAGAAATGATTGAGGAGTTGAAGATGGAAGTGAAGGCCAAGGAAGGGTGCATAGAGGAGCTGAAAGCACAATTAGCTTTAGCGAAGAAAGAAGAATACAATAGGGCAAGGGAGGTCGATATTCTGCGGCAGAGCTTGAAAATCATGAGCAGTAGGAAGGCATCCAGCTTTGCTCTTTGCAAACCCAAGTTAGAACTTGTGAAACAGGCTAGAAAATCATAA